Genomic segment of Triticum aestivum cultivar Chinese Spring chromosome 6A, IWGSC CS RefSeq v2.1, whole genome shotgun sequence:
CAAGCATCGAATTGTAACTTGTTTAGTACTCCAACAAGAGTGTAACGTGGGGATCGAGAATGATGCGCCGTGTCTTACGGTGGGGCCTTGGCATCGGACGCGCACGGAAACCCTAGTCTTGCGGTTGGCCGCGTTGACGCCCTGCTGGCTCCCGATCCCGCCGCCTGCGGCGAGATCGCCGGACGCAGGCGGGGACATCCTGCTGCTCTCAAGCAGCGCGTAGCCCCTCACCTTGCCGACGTCGGTGACGATGTCCGGCGCACCGCCGTCGACGACGTCGCGCCTCGCTTCATCCTCGTACGACGACGTGCGCAGGCTGAGGGACAGCCCTAGACCCTCCCTGCCGTCGTCCGTGTCGTCGCTTCCCACGGACGGCCGCAGAGCCGCCTGCTCCTCCTTGCTCTTCGCCTCCGCCACCGCAGCCGCAGGCGCCGTGCCGCCGAGAGAGAGGAACACCTCGGTCTCCTGTGCAAGCACACAAATCAAATCACACTCGAATTCGATCACACGTATCTAGAATCCAGATGGTAATTATGGTGTGTCACGTGGAAGAATAATTAACGGCGCCATGCACGAGATGAGCCCCAGCTTAGCTACGCCTAGAACATGCGTAGACTAATTGGATAATGGCCTAGCTTAGCTAGCTAATGTTGAAGCTTAATTAGCGCTCTTACTAATACTCTACTACTCCTATACTAGCTAGGAGTAGTTAATTAGGTTATTACCTTAGGCTCCTGATCTGCCGGTTGCTTCTGGTAAGCGGCCAGCTTGGTCTGCAGCTCGTAGTAGTCGCGCACCGTCCGGTCCACTACTCGCCGGAGCATCTTgttctcctccttcatcttctccaTCTCCTCCTGCATCGTGCTCAACTGGAGATAGAAAGACCGATACATGTAAATTAATTAATCAGATAGAAGATATGTAAAAATTTGCTACTTGTTGCACCACATATAGTCATATGCATATACCTCGTCTTGCGCCATGGCGGTATGCTCATGGTCGccgtcgccgtagccgtcgccAGGGGCCGCCTCTACCATGTGCTTGTCTTCTGCGCCAGTTCCCCCACCGTCGCCCTCCTCATCGTCGATGCCGTCGCCGGCATCGTTatcagcagcagcagctgcagaTTGCTTGTCCTCCTCAATCACACCTCCTTGTTGAGTACCATACTTGATCTCCTCCTTGGAGCCGTCTCCTCCTCGGTCCACAACCACTTCAACAACCTCTTTGGCTGGCGCCTCTCCTTCCTTGATTTGTCCCTCCTTCTGCACCCGCGGTGCGGCCTCTCCGGGATGGTGATCGCCGCTGCCGTCGTCGACGTCGTCGTCCCTCCTCTCGAGATCTATGTCCGCCCTCTTCCTCTTTGATGATGACATGATCGACCCTTGACCAGTTTCTTGTGTGTACCTTTGTCTCTCTGCTAGACTGCTACAGCTGAAAGGAGGAACGGTCTTAAATCCCAATGCCGCTTCTCCCGAGGCAGCTAAGTCAATGTCTGGATGTCTAATGCGTATTAAAAGGGTTAATGAGGAGGGGAGACTCCTCTCTTAATCCTGTTATCACATGTCACTAGCTATTTTTCTATTCTACCAAGTTGGCTCTAGGAACATGTACACGCCAACTTAGTGTGCCAGGcacacatgtcagtgacacatCGTGGAATACGGGTCTTAATTACAGGTCAAGCTAATCGATGAATTAATGGTGAAGGGTTAATTTGAGGGTGTGTGCAGTGCAGCAGTGCAGGGTGTTGTGATCCAAATGATAAGGATACCAAGGTCAAGTTGGGGCCCGATCATGTGATGCGTGGAGCGCTTCTGGCGCTAGGGATTAGTATTTTATGGAGCCCAGGTCAACTCTTTGGAGTTTCTTTTCCGGGCTGCTACCATCACCCACCTTAATCTCCC
This window contains:
- the LOC123131045 gene encoding probable WRKY transcription factor 9 produces the protein MSSSKRKRADIDLERRDDDVDDGSGDHHPGEAAPRVQKEGQIKEGEAPAKEVVEVVVDRGGDGSKEEIKYGTQQGGVIEEDKQSAAAAADNDAGDGIDDEEGDGGGTGAEDKHMVEAAPGDGYGDGDHEHTAMAQDELSTMQEEMEKMKEENKMLRRVVDRTVRDYYELQTKLAAYQKQPADQEPKETEVFLSLGGTAPAAAVAEAKSKEEQAALRPSVGSDDTDDGREGLGLSLSLRTSSYEDEARRDVVDGGAPDIVTDVGKVRGYALLESSRMSPPASGDLAAGGGIGSQQGVNAANRKTRVSVRVRCQGPTMNDGCQWRKYGQKVAKGNPCPRAYYRCTVAPACPVRKQVQRCQEDMSILITTYEGTHNHPLPVGATAMASTATAGAGAATFMLLSSTTSDAAVSGGPPPASSSYLSPYLQPNSSSQYHSSASPLMSGNMGGGGAQHLSMFGHSSGLSAQPATHLKYPWPPNPSHGGAAGLGGGKRPFWGTGGVDDVRPTALPDNAGTMASDPNQFSAAIATAISNVIGKDGQATRSKEGESSNKWGGG